DNA from Cyprinus carpio isolate SPL01 chromosome B3, ASM1834038v1, whole genome shotgun sequence:
gagtaagttattcgttagatcgcaccaagaaaatcacaaaagcagagatgtgtcttatctttactgcttaagatcaatctgcacttatttcagcaaggaatgaagtttgtttgttttacttgcatttgcgctgaaaagcggagttggagattcgcttgttgcctcgtctcagggaatccccaCGCCTCGGGTTGGTTGCGGATCTGTcgtttggatgacgtcttttgggaaaaccctcctggtgattggttggttgcctggttacgtaGAACTTCGGAATTCCTTCGGATAGTTTCGCGGTTTGCAAGACTTcgaagattcttggcagtcacgAAGTTTCAACGGAGTGTATTGAGTTCTTgatgacaagaacgctagcagcgttggagtaggtagttcaagccatggcgaagaaggaagcgtgcactgaattagttcaggcattgaGGTTTTATTCATgaggatttggtccatcccacgacgcgatcttccaatgggatgctgttgcagcacttagacatgccccgtactgtttctctttgtgcattgattaagcatcctgtggcatcgtcatgtgagatgaactccattgtggaactttggtgaataccttataaagtgtcataatatgcacccaatacagaatttggacatttcattagctccaagtttaagcaaataacgTGAGCTTTCGTTCAACACTAACACTTTCcatatttttacacacatttaatagcactatctgctaaaaccagtaaaacattgattaaagttgcaccgattacatttgaacacatcaaacatatataagacataaaacattattatttgtgaatataattaaaccttcagatttctcaatggttgtccttttgagatcatttattgaaaagttcagtttgtagaaaacttCCCAACCAAAGCAGgaagcagagtcatgggatggatcctatatggatcctttgtgttgaggtccattaattattaatgattcctgtggggcCGCGGGGGGTTCCCATACgttgtgatcatgagatgcttcttgatacacagggtccttgtatcttgtgaaaagagttaatgtTGTCAACTCTTTTAATCGGAAAACAACAAGGCTGACAGGAAGCTTACACATGATGTTGACGTCACATAATCAGctcctgattagttttctgatttgcgggggtattttccaacaaaagtcctctgttgcggaatcacgttgtcacttctattaaatgcagacatacaactgagcattgttactctttagttaataattaatggagttcagaatgtgcagatgggaggaaataggctcttttaattcctttggggagaagtagccgattctgcagttattggtgtgacAGTTCACCGAGGTCCTACAGTCCCCCTTTTGCGCGGTGATGTTCCTGGTGCGAACATCGACGGGCACTGGaacaagagacagagagaacaggcacacacaagacacaaacaACATCTCCATGACTTGCTGAATTCTGGTGCAGGACTTGGGTAACTTGGGATAGATGGGTTAGGATCACTTCAACTGACCTAGGGGTGCGTTGTTTAGGATTAGTTGCAATTGGGTTTGCTATCGATCTAATCGTCAGTGGTTCGACGAAGCGTTATGGGTGTAATCTCACTCAAGTTGATTGGATTCTCCAATTCGGGTTCTTGGTCAGTTTTATCACGTCGGTAAATGCGCAGGACGCCAGACGTGCATTTACTGAAAGACTCTTGTATGGCGTTCACTCGCTTGTGCAGGAGTAAGGCTAGTATCAAAGTCACAATATATCCTACGATAGTAAAGATGTGGAGCGCTGTGTCAGCGACAGACCAAGACCGAATGATTGGCTCACCAGTGGGCAGAAGGCGAGCTATAGCTTCTAAGGCTGTATTCACAGGAGTCAAATCAATAAGTTGCGTTCCTTCCTCCCTGATCCTTTCTTCCAATTCTGGACTCAAGGACGAAGGAATGCTGTTTGAAGAACGGTGAGATTTCGAGTTCAGCCTGATACTCATCGTCGGTGAGGTGATACAACGCTAGATCGGCAGTCTGGAGGATCGAGCCCTTAGGGACATTAATCCATAAAGTTTGGCTAGGCAGGATAATGTGCATGACCTTGTCGTGTTGATCATAGATGGCGGTAGCTGTATGCATTGAGGTGTTGACTAGCCATCGTTTTCCGACAATGTTGGCTTGGATTGCCTTAATTTAGATGATGATGGCTTTTGATGacaatgatttacaaaaaaaaaaattttgggtaaCAGGAGTCAATCCTAATTTCTAGACCTGGATTTAGAGTTGAGTTAGGGGAGTTTCCTGATGAGGACTAGAAGGGAAAGGAAATTATAGTCagggaagaaaaggaaaaacacaaagagaaagagaaaagataaaCACAAAGAGACACAAGGACACTGACTGAGGTTAAGAATGTAAACCGAGTGTCACATGTGTGTAGAACTCCTCTCCACTAGGGGTTGGTCCTAGCAGTGCTGTGGAGGAGCGTGTAGGTGTTGTGTAAAACCAAACTATATGTtgacttaaaaggatagttatcATTAGTGTGGTGTATAGCATGGGATTGTTGGTTTGTGTCAGTCAGTTTGATCCACCCCCTTTTTCTGTCGTTTGGAGCCCTGGTGCCTCTTTATCTGGGTTTTATGGACCCATCGAAGGACTGGCTCGCTGCGCCCTTGTCTGATTTTGATCCGATAGGCAACAGGTGAGAATTTGTCCACAATCTCGTTGGGGCCTGTCCAGTGAGGAAGGAATTTCTTTGACAGGCGATGGGGAGCATTCTGCCTTTGTTGGGCGAAGCTGTAGGACCACACTTGGTCTCTGACACTGAGTTCCTGGTGAGAGGCCTTTTGGTCGTAGTAGGCCTTTTGACCTTCCGCGCTTCTTTGGAGGTTTTGTTGCGCGAAGGCGAAAGTCGCTCTTAGGTGCTGATGCAACTCTTCCAGGTGCTGGTGAATGGTGTAGGCGATGATGAGGTTCAGGTCACCAGGTTGGTACAGCAGGTGTAACGTAGTGTCATTTGCCGTCCTGTCATCATTTCGAACAGGGCTACTCTGGTAGACCGGTGAGGGGTGGCCCTGATGGCCATCAGTACCAGAGGAAGCTTAACATCCAAATCCTTTTGATTGGAAAATACATAAATCTTCAACATGCTTGCCACTGTCCTGTTGAGTCGTTTGACCTGACCTGAGGAAATTGGGTGATGGCATAAATGAAGCTTGGCCTGTATGCCCAGCAGTTTCCATACTTTCTGCATGACTTCGGCAGTGAAGTGGGTTCCTCGGTCAGAGTTGACTCTTAAAGGCAGTCCAAATCTTGAGAAGATGTGGTTCATTAACAGGCAGGCTGTCATTTCTGCTGTATTGTTTGGAGCTGGGAGACACTCTTCCCACTTAGTGAATTCGCAAACCACGGCGAGGAAGTATTTGTTTCCCCGTGTCGACCGTGGCAGGGGTCCTACCCAATCTTTTTGGAGGTCCGACCATGGGAAGGTCATTCCTTTCCGTTGTAGTGGTGCTCGGTGGTTTTGGGTTTGCCGGTTGGAACTGGCAAAACATCAGGCATCCATTTACGTATTCCGCCATGTCTGTTCGTTGTGAGTCCCGAAGTACGCTTGTCTGAGTCGGCTGTAGAACAATTGGGAAGATTCCTGACCACCTTGTTTCATCTCCAGGGCAGCCACTAGTTCTTGTTCCGACTCAGGGTCAGCAAACTCTTTGATGAGGGCTTCTCTGAGCAGGTTGTAATCAGTCTTTGTGTGGGCCGGCTGTCGGTCCAGGAAACTGCGAACCTCTGAGCTGGATGTTGCTCGGATCAAATAAAGTCTATCTTTGTCGGTGGTACtgggtctcatttccagatgaaagtCGACATCTTGCAGATATCCTTTGATCTCTTGACTGCCTGGCACATTTGGGGTAAATTTGCCAATGTTCCTAGCGAGCTTGTTTAGGTCCTTGAGGTCCAAGCCACGCGATGATCTGTGGCTGGCTGGAGCAGTTTCTTTTAGCTTCGTCGTGATGTAAAATTCTTCGAGGGGATCAGGTGGGTGTTTCAGCACTGCCCCCTCCCCCTTTTGATCATGTGTCAGTCCAGGAACAGGGGACCCGGGCCTGCTTGGCAGGGGTGAGACTGGTGTCCGTCGTGTCCTTGGAGGCTCAGAGCGCAGCTCGTAGGCATGTGTGAGTTCCTCTCTGAAGCTGTCTGACTCCTCTTTGATGTAGTCCAGCTGTCGTGTTAGGCGGCTGATCTCGTTTCTTGACTCATCCAGGTGAGTTTCAAGGGCTTTAATTCTGCCATTCTTGTCTCTGAAGTCTGCCTTGGCCTTTTCAAGGAGCTGTTCCGCATACTGTAGCTTGTTGGAGAGATCAGCGTAGTCTGTCTTGACTTGTTCCATTTCTTGTGTAGTAGGTACTAGTGTCTCTCTTAGCCTGGTGATCTCCTCCTCTGCGCCTTGTTCCACTTCATCAGGTCCTTCCCGTCGTTCCTGAGCCTCCAGTTCTAGCTGTTCGACGCATCGTTGTGCGTGTGTTAGCTCCTGCTGGAGATGGGCGGCGTGCCTGTCGCTCAGCTTAAGGGTGGCCATGAGTGTGTGGCTTAAGGAGCTGGTGATCTTGGCAAGTTCTTTGTGTTTGTAGCTCTGACTTGGGTCTTGTCTCATGAGGCTTGTTATGTTGTTATCCAGCTGGTCCTGTGTCTGATGCTTCAGTGTTTCAGCAGCCTTAGGTAGGAGGCTGTCTGTTGCAACACTTAGCCATGTCTCCAGGTCCTCCCAGTGGCCAACTGGGTCTGTTGTGCGAGACATGTTTGGACGTGGTGAGGGAGATCTAGAACCTAGACTGACACAGACCTTGAagaggagaaaacaaaacaaaaccagaacaaGGCAAAACAGAGGTGTAAATGTGCAATGTGGGTTGATGTTGAGTGCGTAATGGGCAGGTGAGTGTAGTTCTCATCGACTGTGAATCTCTGGTGGGCGTGCTTCTAATTTGTAGTCTCTGTGGAGAAAATTAATAAGCACACACAGGTAGCACAGCTAGAGAACAGAGGGAGAAAAGAAGAGTAACAAACAGAACAAGGAACAGAATAATATTTGGCTGCTTCCACTTTTCCTATAAAAGaaagggttttctttttttgtaaggaaAGATTAGAGCTACTGGtaagatgagagagaaagacaacacAAAATAACCTTTTCTGGTTACAGAATgagtacaattaaaaatgttacgtTTGATTTAGAAGGATGCTTCTAGACAGGGCTTTGGAAATTGGGATTTCTAAATACCAGGACTGTGATTGCTATTAAAATTTCTCCGGGGCGGAAGAAAAATGATAGCAATGACAGTATTGGTTTCTCAGCTAGTAGGATTGACAACCAAACACCAACCAGAGCGTTTCTAGCTGCGTGTTCAATATATGGCGGACGCCTATCAGTTCCTTTGTTGATCTACTTTAGCCTTAGCTGGGTAGGATTCCAGCGTGAGAAGGGAAGGTAGGGTGAGAGTCAGACAATTTTGAAACGAAGTGTTCAAGTTTCACAAACTTTGTTAAATGTTTCTAAAGTTCTCTGCTTTTATGATTCTCACAGATACAAACCCAAAACGGCAACAGTAGTCAAAGAGagctgagagagagaagaagaaaagttTTGCTCCCAATGTTAGGAAAAATGACAGGGTGGTGGCGCTGTTGAGTCGATACACTTAGGGGGTTGGTGTTGCTGCGTTAGCAGGGTAACACTAACTAACCTAAGTATTGAGGAAAACCCTAAATTTTCTTTTGGGGGTTTGCCACTAACAGGCTTAAGCCAAATGGGAAAACCTAGGAAAATTTGGGTTGAGTTAATTAAATAACTGACGGAGAGAGAAAAGAAGGCCTAACGGGTAGAACCAAAACTTAATTGCAAATGAAGTTCAAATTTCAACTTAGAAAAAGTATttcctgtttaaaatgtaattgttatccTTAAAATTGCTAAGAGCAATTCAGATTAATCAAAAAGTATCTTGAAACACGGTAGTCAAAAGCCTACTTAACTgcagaagaaattaaaatttcagaGCAATATTGACAGTTCAAGGATTAACATCTCTAATGTTGTTGTCATTAGATTATAAGAGCAATTATAAGTGAATTAATCGCGTGTCATTAAAGTAATGAGGATGAGAACcatcattaattattaacaaaacaacagcGTTTCAACTGATAGGAGTAAACAAGCTAACGTTTATCAAGTTTGCATTTGTCAACGTTCTTTTCAAtgggaggagaagagagagattaataaatgtaaaagagagaaagaataagGTGAGGGTGAGTTAAAGTTCAGATGTAACAGATGTAAAGTCACTTCAACACTTCAACCACTGCAAAACACACTGTATTTAAGCCCACAAAAATGCTCTGTGCTAACTGCTAGCCTTCAAGGCTACTAGCTTTGCATATGCTTCAATGTCAAGGTGTTAGCTTCAGTTAGCTTAGGTCATGCTAGGCTATTTGCGTACAAATGTCTCAAATTACCCTGGAAAAGGTCTCTTGGAACTTCCGGGTTATGGCTGTTACTATGGCGATGTATACTGCCCTAAGCTGGCATGTTTTATGCACGGCTTATGTGCTTTATGTGAAATGACGGCGCATCTCACACTTAACAACCACAAAGCACTATTTGGATTTTATCTTTTAGCGCTGAACCATCTCAGCTCGTTAGAGTGAGGTAGATTAATCTACAGATttactgtaattaataaaatacgtTATTGAGATCTCGGCGGATCTCAGCACTTGTTTTAGtctacagacaaaaacacacatggatTTAACCACAATTCTACTTGATCAAGATTTCACAATTCTCCCTTAACATAATGTTCGGACACTCTCTCTGAGCACCGCCGTTCCAAAGTTCACTAGTTTTAGTGAATTAACTGGCAAAAGAACATTAATTAGCTAGGTTAATGTCTCAAACCGTGGAGATACATAGACGAATTTGATGTGGAACTCGCACAAACAAATCGAACTATGAAggcctttattttaaaagaaaggaaACGAGGAACACGCTCGCTTCTTTCTTGTGCGCTTTAGGCGACTTATTTTGTCTCTGCGGACAATCAAATGCTTTACTGCAgttcaaacaacaaacaacaactcgAGTTcgcttcattcattcacacactggCATGCCATTATAAAAGTACCCAGTAGCACAACAAACTGTTTCTCTGTCTTTGATCTATTCTTCCggataaaatagaacaaatacaacacaaaatgtcttggtattatgtatttttaggtCAAATTTGCCCGCTTTAATTCTCCACCATTTATGTaaggaaatattagctcatttattttgagaagaatcgaatctaaagattcgaattgctttaattgaactgattccaaatttaattagtttatacttcatcaacggttCATCCAGCGAACgtaaaattcagtatatcctttccattctgtttatattacttcatggcttaatgagaatacaaacagattgataatttataaactactagctaggtagcataggatctgggcaaagtttaatcttaaaatacaccacacaagacaatacttctttataaatgaaacaagaatttattgagctactctattacatggatcttaaaacctaatggacatacacatacatacacacacacgtacatacacacacacacagttactgaagaggatgataacggaatttgaatgaagtcccaggagtaaggtattcgttagatcgcaccaagaaaatcacaaaagcagagatgtgtcttatcgttactgcttaagatcaatctgcacttatttcagcaaggaatgaagtttgtttgttttacttgcatttgctctgaaaagcggagttggagattcgcttgttgcctcgtctcagggaatccccaCGCCTCGGGTTGGTTGCAGATCTGTcgtttggatgacgtcttttgggaaaaccctcctggtgattggttggttgcctggttacgtaGAGCTTCGGAATTCCTTCGGATAGTTTCGCGGTTTGCAAGACTTcgaagattcttggcagtcacgaagtttcaacggagtgtattgagttctggatgacaagaacgctagcagcgttggagtaggtagttcaagccatggcgaagaaggaagcgtgcactgaattagttcaggcattgaGGTTTTATCCATgaggatttggtccatcccacgacgcgatcttccaatgggatgctgttgcagCACTTAGACATGCCCCcgtactgtttctctttgtgcattgattaagcatcctgtggcatcgtcatgtgagatgaactccattgtggaactttggtgaataccttataaagtgtcataataggcacccaatacagaatttggacatttcattagctccaagtttaagcaaataacgtgagctttcgttcaacactaaactttccatatcttacacacatttaatagcactatctgctaaaaccagtaaaacattgattaaagttgcaccgattacatttgaacacatcaaacatatataagacataaaacatattatttgtgaatataattaaaccttcagatttctcaatggttgtccttttgagatcatttattgaaaagttcagtttgtagaaaacttCCCACCCAAACAGgaagcagagtcatgggatggatcctatatggatcctttgtgttgaggtccattaattattaatgattcctgtggggcTGCGGGGGTTTCCATACgttgtgatcatgagatgcttcttgatacacagggtccttgtatcttgtgaaaagagttaatgtcATCAACTCTTTTAATTGGAGAACACCAAGGCTGACAGGAAGCTTACACATGATGTCGACGTCACATAATCAGctcctgattagttttctgatttgcgggggtattttccaacaaaagtcctctgttgcggaatcacgttgtcacttctattaaatgcagacatacaactgagcattgttactctttagttaataattaatggagttcagaatgtgcagatgggaggaaataggctcttttaattcctttggcagaagtagccgattctgcagttattggtgtgacAGTTCACCGAGGTCCTATAACACCTTATGTTTTTTATCAGTAGCCTGATCAGTAGCTTAGCATAGCGCTAACTGCTATCACGATAATGCCCTGATAGCAAACATAGATTACGGAGACATctatttaatatatgcattttcaCCAGTAAGATGTATTCTTTAAGCCATTGGTAATACTGTACATCAACTTCAATACATCTGCTAAAAAGTTTTTGAGGGATTAGCTTTTCATTGCTTTCTTACATGTGACTGTTTAGGGGTGCTTATTATAGTATGatgcagaaataaattagatcATGACTGTTTGCCGAACCCATAGTCATTTTTTCACACATGCATCTTTCAA
Protein-coding regions in this window:
- the LOC109107485 gene encoding uncharacterized protein LOC109107485; this translates as MSRTTDPVGHWEDLETWLSVATDSLLPKAAETLKHQTQDQLDNNITSLMRQDPSQSYKHKELAKITSSLSHTLMATLKLSDRHAAHLQQELTHAQRCVEQLELEAQERREGPDEVEQGAEEEITRLRETLVPTTQEMEQVKTDYADLSNKLQYAEQLLEKAKADFRDKNGRIKALETHLDESRNEISRLTRQLDYIKEESDSFREELTHAYELRSEPPRTRRTPVSPLPSRPGSPVPGLTHDQKGEGAVLKHPPDPLEEFYITTKLKETAPASHRSSRGLDLKDLNKLARNIGKFTPNVPGSQEIKGYLQDVDFHLEMRPSTTDKDRLYLIRATSSSEVRSFLDRQPAHTKTDYNLLREALIKEFADPESEQELVAALEMKQGGQESSQLFYSRLRQAYFGTHNEQTWRNT